Below is a window of Paramagnetospirillum magneticum AMB-1 DNA.
GGCGCCAGCCCCACCAGGAATCGGCCCCCCCTGCCCTCCAGCAGGGTCTTCATTTGGTCAGCACCAGGGAATCGGCCGGGTGCCAGGCCAGGAACACCGGGTCCTCCCAGGTCAGCCGGCTTTCCTCGCCGTGGTGCAGGTTGGTGCGCAGCGCCTGGATCTTGCGGCCCGAGGCGAGGCGGACGTGATAGATGGAGACGTCGCCCAGATAGGCGATGTCGCTGACCACGCCCTCGGCCCAGTTCAGGCCGGATGCGGGCTTGTCGCGGGCGATCATCACCTTTTCCGGCCGGACCATGACGGTAACGGGTGTCCCCGCCGCCACGGCGCCGGCCTCGGTGACCGACAGATCATGCTCCAGTTCGGGGCAGGCGATGGCGAGAGCCCCCTCGCCGCCCCTGACGCTGCCCTGGAACATGTTGGCGGCCCCGATGAAATCGGCGACGAAGCGGGTGCCGGGATATTCGTAGATATCCACCGGGCTTCCCACCTGCTCGATGCACCCGGCATTCATCACGCCGATGCGGCTCGACATGGTCATGGCCTCGCCCTGGTCGTGGGTGACCATGACGAAGGTGATCCCCACCCGGTCCTGGATGTTGACCAGTTCCAGCTGGGTGGCCTCGCGCAGCTTCTTGTCCAGCGCCGCCAGCGGCTCGTCCAGCAGAACCACCTTGGGCTCCTTGGCGAGGCAGCGGGCCAGCGCCACGCGCTGGCGCTGGCCGCCCGAAAGCTGGTGCGGCTTGCGCCCCGAGAAACGGCCCATCTGGACCAACTCCAGGGCGGCGGCCACCTTGTCCTTGATCACCGGCTTGGCCAGGCCATCCTGCTTCAGGCCGAAGGCGATGTTGTCGGCCACGCTCATATGGGGGAACAGGGCGTAGGACTGGAACATCATGTTCACCGGCCGCTCATAGGGCGGCACCTCGGTGACATCCTGGCCGTCGATGAGAATCCGCCCGGTGGTGGGAATCTCGAATCCGGCCAGCATGCGCAAAAGCGTGGTCTTGCCGCAACCCGAGGCGCCGAGCAGCGAAAAGAACTCGCCCTTGTGAATGGCGAGGTCCACATGCTCGACGGCGGTGAAGTCGCCGAACCGCTTGGATATTCCTTCAAAGCGGATCAGCGGGACCGCCTGGGGATCGTTCCAGGGAGCCGTCACCTCCCGCTTGACCGCCGCCTGCGCCATGCCCTCAGCGACCCGTTTTGACGGTGGTCCACAGGCGGGTGCGCTCGCGCTCCTTGGCCATGTCCGCCGGCGGAACCTGGTACAGCTTGGCCGTCACCTGCTCGGACGGGAAGATCACCGGGTCCTCCTGGATTTCCTTGCGGATCAGGCTCCGCGACCCCGGAATGGGATTGCCGTAGCCGGTGGTGTTGGAAAAGCCCGCCGCCACCTCCTGCTTCATCATGAAATCGATGAACTTGTGCGCGTTTTCCGGATGGGGCGCATCGGCGGGGATCACCATGGAATCGATGTTGATCACCGCGCCTTCCTTGGGAATGACGATCTTGATGTTGACGCCCTTGCCGGCCTCGGCGGCACGGTTGCGCGACTGGACCAGATCGCCCACATAGCCGTGCGCCATGCAGATGTCGCCATTGGCCAGATCGTTGATGAACTTGGACGAGTGGAAATACTTGATGCTGGGCCGCACCTTGGTCACCGCCTCGGCCGCCGCCTTGAGATCGGCGGAGTCCAGCGAGGCGCCGTTCTTGCCCAGATAGGTCAGGGCCGCCGGAAACACCTCGGTGGGAGCGTCAAGCAGGCTGACGCCGCAGCCCTTCAGCTTGGCGACCTGGGCCGGGTCGAACAGCGCCGCCCAGCTGTCCAGGGGCATGTCCTTGCCCGCCTTGGCCACTTTGTCCACGTTGTAGGCGAAGCCGGTGGGCGAGATGGCATAGGGAATGGCGTAGAGGTTGCCGGGATCGGCGGCCCGGTTCAGGGTCACCATCACCTGGGCGTCCAGGTTGCCGTAATTGCTGAGCTTGGAGCGATCGAGCTTGCGGTAGATGCCGGCCTTGATCTGGTTGGCCAGGAAGGGCGAAGCCGAGGGGAACACCACGTCATAGCCCGACTTGCCGGCCTGCAGCTTGGCCTGCAGCACCTCGTTGCTGTCGTAGACGTCGTAATTGACCTTAATGCCGGTCAGGGCCGTGAACTTCTCCAGCGTGTCGGGCGCGATGTAGTCCGACCAGTTGTAGACGTTCAGCACCTTGTCTTCCGCCGCCTGGGCTCCGGAAACCGAAGACACAGCCGCGGCAATCAGCGACACCGCGACAGCCGTAAAGGAAATGCGCATGACCTTGTCCCCCAGCCAGGAAGCCTGATGCCGGGCCGCTCGCCGCCGTCCCGCGCGGGGCCGATATTTCCGGTCCCGGGAGTGCCTTGTCAACGGGCAATGCTCAAAAAAAAGCCCGCCGGAGAAGAACTCCGGCGGGGCTCGCAGTTTGCGGGAGGTAACTAGTGAGTTTGATGGGCCGATTCACCGGCCGACGATGTCGCCGGCCGGATCGGACCATTAATGATTCGAGGCGCTGGCCGCACCGATTCCCGTCTGGGCGCGGACATACTGGTCGTCGAACAGAGCCTTCTCCGCCTTGGCGGTTTCGCTGCCGTCCAGCTTGGAGACCACGATGGTGACCAGGAAGGCCAGCGTCATGGAGAACAGGGCCGGATGCTCGTAGGGGAAGATGGGCGCCGGGTTGTTCAGCACCACCACCCACACGGCCTTGGACAGCACCACGCAGGTCACCGCCGACACCAGGCCGGCAATGCCGCCCCACAGGGCGCCCTTGGTGGTCAGGCCCCGCCAGTACATGGACAGGAACAGCACCGGAAAGTTGGCCGAGGCCGCGATGCCGAAGGTCAGGCCCACCAAGAAGGCGACGTTCTGCTTCTCGAACATGATGCCCAGAATCACCGCGACCACGCCCAGCACCAGCGAGGAGAGCTTGGAGACTCGCATCTCCTCGGCCTCGGTGGCGTGACCCTTGCGGATGACGCGGGCATAGATGTCGTGGGCGATGGCCGAGGCGCCGGCCAGGGCCAGACCCGACACCACCGCCAGGATGGTGGCGAAGGCCACCGCCGACAGGAAGCCCAGGAAGATGTCGCCGCCCAGGGCCTTGGCCAGATGCATCACCGGCATGTTGCCGCCGCCCAGCAGCTTGCCGCCCACCTTGCCGCCTTCGAAGAACTGCGGATCGGTGCCGACGATGCTGACCGCGGCCAGGCCGAGAATGCAGACGATCAGGAAGAAGAAGCCGATGAAGCCCGAGGCCACGAACACGCTCTTGCGCGCTTCCTTGGCGTTGGGAACGGTGAAGAAGCGCATCAGGATGTGCGGCAGCGCGGCGGTGCCGAACACCAGACCCAGCGACAGCGACACCGCCGAAACCGGATCGGCCAGCATGGTGCCGGGGCCCATGATCTTGACGCCCGCCTTATGGGACTCCACCGCCTTGGCGGCGACGTTTTCCAGGCTGAAGCCGAACTTGGACAGCGCCAGGGCGCAGAGCAGCACGCCGCCGCCCAGCAGCAGGCAGGCCTTGATGATCTGCACCCAGGTGGTGGCGATCATGCCGCCGAAAGTGACATAGACCACCATCAGCACGCCGACGATGATCACCGCCACGGCATAATCCAGGCCGAACAGCAGCTTGATCAGCTGACCGGCGCCGACCATCTGGACGATCAGGTAGAAGCACACCACGGTCAGCGAGCCCATGGCGGCAAAGGTGCGCACCTTGGACTGGTCGAGACGGTAGGAGGCGATGTCGGCGAAGGTGTAGCGGCCCAGGTTCCGCAGGCGCTCGGCCAGCAGGAACAGGATGATCGGCCAGCCGACGAAGAAGCTGATGGTATAGATGAAGCCATCGAAGCCGGTGGCGAACACCATGGAGGACAGGCCCAGCAGGGTCGCGGCCGACATATAGTCGCCAGCGATGGCCAGACCGTTCTGGAAGCCGGTGATGCCGCCGCCCGCCGTGTAGAAGTCGGACGCCGACTTGGTGCGCTTGGACGCCCAATAGGTGATGCCCAGCGTGCCCATGACGAAGGCGAAGAACATGGCGATGGCGGTGACGTTGATCGGCTGCTTCTCGGAACCGCCGAGGTCGCCGGGACCGGCCAGGGCAGCGGTGGGAACCGCCAGCGCCAGCAGGATGGGGAGAATCCGCTTCATTATTCCAGCACCTCGCGCACCACGTCCTTGTTCAGCTCCTCGAACTCGCCGTTGGCGAAGTGCGAGTACAGCCCGGTCAGCAGCCAAGACACCACGATGATGGCGGCGCCCACCGGCACGCCCACGGTCAGGTTCGACCCCTGGGACAACGGCGTGCGCAGGATTCCCGGCGCGAAAGCGACAACCATCATGAAGGCGTAGTAGGAGCCCAGCACGATCACCGACAAGGTGACCGCCAGGCGGGTACGCTTCTTGACCAGTTCATGGAATTTCGGGTTCTGGCGAACCCGCGCATAGGTGTCTGCGTCAGACATGTCCCCTCCGAAAGGTACTTATTTGTGTCCCTCACCTATCAAAGGAGCTTTGCCGAACTTTTCCCCAATCGTTACGAATTGTAGCCGGGATACAGCCATGCGGGGCCACAGGGCGGTTGAATGGGCCGCGCTTTGACGTGACACTCATCCTGTCCTCCCGAGCCCCCGCGAGGGATCCCCGTTTGTCGTGCCATTGCCGGAACTGACATGTCGTACCAGGATGAGATCCCTCCTCCCGTCGGTCGTCGGGATGACAGGCCGGATTAGATGATCCGCTCCCGCCTGTTCTTCCGGCTGTTCTCGGCCATCCTCGCCGCCGTGGCGTTGTTCGCGGCGGCCATCTACGTCTTTTCCGTGCCGCTGATCGAGGAGAAGGCCTACGAGATCGAACTGAACGCCAGCCGCACCATCCTCGACAACGTCTTCGTCATGACCGGCAAGATCGACGTCAGCCTGGAGGACCGCCGCGCCATGACGGTGGAGTCCTACAAGGCGCAGCTCAGGAACGTCGTCTCCCTGGCCGCCTCCTATCTGGATCACGTCTTCGCCCGCGCCGACAAGGGCGAGATCAGCGAGGCCGAGGCCCGCCGCCTCGCCTTCGACGGGCTGCGCGCCTTCAAATGGGGCAATAACGACTATATCTGGGTGACAGACTACAATTCGGTGATCCGCTCCCATCCCGACCCGGAGTTCCAGGGCCGCGACGCCTCACGCGTCCAGGGGCCGGACGGCCGCGCCATCCTGCCCACCATCATCGCCATCGCGCGGGAGAAGGGTGAAGGCTTTCATACCTATCCCTGGCAGCGCCTGGGCGAGACGCGGCCCAGCGAGAAGCTGTCCTACTTCATCGACATGCCCAATCGCGGCCTGGTGATCGGTACCGGAGCCTATCTGGACGACATCGACCGCGAGGTGGAGCGCCGCAAGGCCGAGGCGGTGGAGGACCTGCGTCAGGCGCTGCGCAACATCCGCATCGCCCGGACCGGCTACGTCTATATCTTCGACGCGGCCAAGACCATGATCATCCACCCGAATGCCAATATCGAAGGGCAGGATTTCGGGACGAGAATCGACCCCGCCACCGGGCGCCCCATCAGCGAGGAACTGATGGCGGCGGCCGACAGCGACCGGCCGCTGACCTATCTGTGGGACAAGCCCTCCGATCCGGGCAATTAC
It encodes the following:
- a CDS encoding cation acetate symporter yields the protein MKRILPILLALAVPTAALAGPGDLGGSEKQPINVTAIAMFFAFVMGTLGITYWASKRTKSASDFYTAGGGITGFQNGLAIAGDYMSAATLLGLSSMVFATGFDGFIYTISFFVGWPIILFLLAERLRNLGRYTFADIASYRLDQSKVRTFAAMGSLTVVCFYLIVQMVGAGQLIKLLFGLDYAVAVIIVGVLMVVYVTFGGMIATTWVQIIKACLLLGGGVLLCALALSKFGFSLENVAAKAVESHKAGVKIMGPGTMLADPVSAVSLSLGLVFGTAALPHILMRFFTVPNAKEARKSVFVASGFIGFFFLIVCILGLAAVSIVGTDPQFFEGGKVGGKLLGGGNMPVMHLAKALGGDIFLGFLSAVAFATILAVVSGLALAGASAIAHDIYARVIRKGHATEAEEMRVSKLSSLVLGVVAVILGIMFEKQNVAFLVGLTFGIAASANFPVLFLSMYWRGLTTKGALWGGIAGLVSAVTCVVLSKAVWVVVLNNPAPIFPYEHPALFSMTLAFLVTIVVSKLDGSETAKAEKALFDDQYVRAQTGIGAASASNH
- a CDS encoding DUF485 domain-containing protein encodes the protein MSDADTYARVRQNPKFHELVKKRTRLAVTLSVIVLGSYYAFMMVVAFAPGILRTPLSQGSNLTVGVPVGAAIIVVSWLLTGLYSHFANGEFEELNKDVVREVLE
- a CDS encoding ABC transporter ATP-binding protein, which gives rise to MAQAAVKREVTAPWNDPQAVPLIRFEGISKRFGDFTAVEHVDLAIHKGEFFSLLGASGCGKTTLLRMLAGFEIPTTGRILIDGQDVTEVPPYERPVNMMFQSYALFPHMSVADNIAFGLKQDGLAKPVIKDKVAAALELVQMGRFSGRKPHQLSGGQRQRVALARCLAKEPKVVLLDEPLAALDKKLREATQLELVNIQDRVGITFVMVTHDQGEAMTMSSRIGVMNAGCIEQVGSPVDIYEYPGTRFVADFIGAANMFQGSVRGGEGALAIACPELEHDLSVTEAGAVAAGTPVTVMVRPEKVMIARDKPASGLNWAEGVVSDIAYLGDVSIYHVRLASGRKIQALRTNLHHGEESRLTWEDPVFLAWHPADSLVLTK
- a CDS encoding polyamine ABC transporter substrate-binding protein; protein product: MRISFTAVAVSLIAAAVSSVSGAQAAEDKVLNVYNWSDYIAPDTLEKFTALTGIKVNYDVYDSNEVLQAKLQAGKSGYDVVFPSASPFLANQIKAGIYRKLDRSKLSNYGNLDAQVMVTLNRAADPGNLYAIPYAISPTGFAYNVDKVAKAGKDMPLDSWAALFDPAQVAKLKGCGVSLLDAPTEVFPAALTYLGKNGASLDSADLKAAAEAVTKVRPSIKYFHSSKFINDLANGDICMAHGYVGDLVQSRNRAAEAGKGVNIKIVIPKEGAVINIDSMVIPADAPHPENAHKFIDFMMKQEVAAGFSNTTGYGNPIPGSRSLIRKEIQEDPVIFPSEQVTAKLYQVPPADMAKERERTRLWTTVKTGR